A region from the Podarcis raffonei isolate rPodRaf1 chromosome 11, rPodRaf1.pri, whole genome shotgun sequence genome encodes:
- the DIRAS2 gene encoding GTP-binding protein Di-Ras2: MPEQSNDYRVVVFGAGGVGKSSLVLRFVKGTFRDSYIPTIEDTYRQVISCDKSICTLQITDTTGSHQFPAMQRLSISKGHAFILVYSVTSRQSLEELKPIYEQICQIKGDIDSIPIMLVGNKNDEDHNREVQTNDGEALAKKWKCAFMETSAKMNHNVKELFQELLNLEKRRTVSLQIDGKKSKQQKRKEKLKGKCVIM, encoded by the coding sequence ATGCCTGAACAAAGCAATGATTACAGGGTAGTGGTGTTTGGAGCAGGAGGAGTTGGCAAGAGTTCCTTGGTCTTGAGATTTGTTAAAGGCACCTTCAGAGACAGTTACATCCCTACAATTGAAGACACCTACAGGCAGGTGATCAGCTGCGATAAGAGCATATGCACTTTGCAGATCACTGACACAACGGGGAGCCATCAGTTTCCTGCCATGCAGCGTTTGTCTATTTCCAAAGGACACGCTTTCATTTTGGTCTACTCCGTCACCAGCCGGCAGTCCTTGGAGGAACTCAAGCCTATCTACGAACAGATCTGCCAAATCAAAGGGGATATAGACAGCATCCCAATCATGCTGGTGGGAAACAAGAACGACGAGGACCACAACCGAGAGGTACAGACCAACGATGGAGAAGCCCTGGCCAAAAAGTGGAAGTGTGCCTTCATGGAGACCTCTGCCAAGATGAACCACAATGTGAAGGAgttgttccaggagctgctgaACTTGGAGAAACGCAGGACTGTGAGCTTACAGATTGACGGCAAAAAAAGCAAGCaacagaaaaggaaagagaagctGAAAGGCAAATGTGTCATTATGTGA